One Pleuronectes platessa chromosome 9, fPlePla1.1, whole genome shotgun sequence genomic region harbors:
- the zgc:101100 gene encoding diencephalon/mesencephalon homeobox protein 1-B translates to MNSLNFCGTSSGGVFPLHGASSMLFDLHQQMAEQYHVYSAAGPAVHTLSVAERLAELILEARYGNQQKQRRSRTAFTVSQLQALEKAFQQTQYPDVGMRERLAVCVNLPEARIQVWFKNRRAKFRKDQKCSSFSRDNNGLEETPHRRKVGQEEVRPDDKQEVNISYTDSHSPPPPPAPRPPPRVRDVHPPLTHSDSDISRCPLRLHSPPLFPYMTGEHYGLPHHQPHVGVLSSDLALPPVFWPIMQQHSSALGVPSSSLTKNCSLSLQTACSRKAIPHPHLGL, encoded by the exons ATGAACTCCTTGAATTTCTGCGGGACATCCAGCGGTGGAGTGTTTCCTCTCCACGGCGCCAGCTCCATGTTGTTCGACCTGCACCAGCAGATGGCGGAGCAGTACCACGTCTACTCTGCGGCAGGGCCCGCGGTGCACACCCTGTCTGTGGCGGAGCGGCTGGCag AGCTGATCCTGGAGGCTCGCTATGGGAACCAGCAGAAGCAGCGTCGCAGCCGCACAGCGTTCACCGTGTCCCAGCTGCAGGCTCTGGAGAAAGCCTTCCAGCAGACACAGTACCCGGACGTGGGCATGAGAGAGAGGCTGGCTGTTTGCGTCAACCTGCCCGAGGCTCGTATTCAG gtgtGGTTCAAGAACCGGAGGGCCAAGTTTCGTAAAGATCAGAagtgctcctccttctccaggGACAACAACGGACTGGAGGAGACCCCCCACCGCAGGAAGGTGGGTCAGGAGGAAGTGAGGCCTGatgacaaacaggaagtcaacaTATCATACACTGACAGCcacagccctcctcctcctcccgctcctcgtcctcctccacgtGTCCGGGATGTTCACCCCCCTCTCACCCATTCAGACTCGGATATCTCACGGTGCCCCCTCCGACTACACTCCCCTCCGCTGTTCCCTTACATGACGGGGGAGCACTACGGCCTCCCACATCACCAGCCGCATGTTGGAGTGCTGTCCTCTGACCTCGCCCTCCCCCCGGTGTTCTGGCCCATCATGCAACAGCACAGCTCGGCCCTGGGGGTGCCCTCATCATCACTAACTAAAAACTGTAGCCTGTCCCTTCAGACTGCTTGTTCCAGAAAAGCTATACCTCACCCTCACCTGGGGCTGTAA
- the rexo1 gene encoding RNA exonuclease 1 homolog: protein MLRSTGFFRGIDCPFYAESGDAGGGRNGCSRAYCHFRHSQQRRPSYGAPPADVKKHRESLSSQKEQGYDPFNPEVVRPPPEQQNGKPAGSGDFSGALEQVKRAIEEARSEVEWEKRKLSRMGDEPYNPSGSTSLSSSRATKSKAAASHMAYDPGSYQITSVGYNPAPSCSKYTLDSDTQGKNSNSMEYVPTLKKPPTRTKTYKLPSPPSSPKYSISAVASKCKYTLDDSKPSTDMEYDPLSNYTAGIAAKSKRAEARAVKTQGSKTHKLPVRDLSDEECVVAVKKTQQPSVDMSKYTFSDSEDESSGTEYRPTSLKNLQQRKGHTGTPGVAFAKEKKERTESVINALTQRNKEDSAQDSDVQVDIKRKGNPEKKNLVSQISHEKSGKSEKIHKLDKEAKKTLSSKSGSSSRNDKGSIKHSNQESAKKENKSLGKKDDSKNTITDKTSDKIQREGRDKKRIDGKIKAVEKGQTDSSKRHIDTENDSRERKKPKTLDKEKEPVRNKDPKHRNGKLDTSKREKDVKKMNKSSSHGGSSSSHSKGSSASSNKTKHNVSSSNGKRPESKRKSLSHADLFGDESPEEADPMEVDDDSDDDDDGEEVLVRKSADAVKRACLNKRKASERTPSSSDDEGDVEGGSAGRDEVEHLDIDFSGFHDEFFDSDPMEECLRIFNESKDVRKEDKGRQTKQPSRDSEEEKGTETTLIPGQKKRVSHCAATSEASNSGVRPYKRASAQEVCYQRMQLAQHQAAQLSASVKAASRSSSSIFPGERKRIAHRPGPPTSSSKTSSADSKPAVSRVLSPTQTHQTVKAQTTAGILSKTMSTVTGKRMAHTPTMKSSSMKRPIIPTEFGAKVPTNVRQRYLNIFIDECVKFCPSEDAAFQMGLDEEKQVYDRSSSKSIYLNIAVNTLKKLRGKCTSRPTPVPKYPGGFAHRKALSHEELLGGRLAATTSFTVNRMGKQQEEKLTGVTLYRKLKAYMMTEEQLQEHGYPRFNPDAPGKALVYNVPEKKAITDPLNKICCRCGAEYRINVNGNCVRKEECSFHWGRLRKHKGSGGWETNYNCCAGAVGAPGCQVCKQHVQDGRKESLDGYMSTFSKSLPPDGNGGVFALDCEMCYTKQGLELTRVTVVDAEMKVIYDTFVKPITKVVDYNTRFSGVTQEDLESTTITLRDVQAVLLSMFSAESILIGHSLESDLFALKLIHSSVVDTAIVFPHRLGLPYKRALRNLMAEHLKRIIQDNVEGHDSSEDATACLELMIWRIKEDAKGKR, encoded by the exons ATGTTACGCTCCACCGGCTTCTTCCGAGGGATCGACTGCCCGTTTTACGCCGAGTCCGGCGACGCTGGCGGCGGCAGGAATGGGTGTAGCAGAGCCTACTGTCACTTCAGGCACAGCCAGCAGCGGCGGCCGTCCTACGGAGCTCCGCCGGCGGATGTGAAGAAGCACAGGGAGTCGCTCTCCTCCCAGAAAG AACAAGGTTATGATCCCTTCAACCCAGAAGTGGTGCGGCCCCCCCCGGAGCAGCAGAATGGGAAGCCGGCTGGGTCGGGGGACTTCAGCGGGGCCCTGGAGCAGGTCAAGAGGGCAATTGAGGAGGCGCGCAGTGAGGTGGAGTGGGAGAAGAGGAAGCTCTCTCGAATGGGGGACGAACCCTACAATCCCAGTGGGAGTACCAGTTTGTCTTCATCTCGTGCCACGAAAAGTAAAGCTGCAGCTTCGCACATGGCCTACGATCCTGGGAGTTATCAGATCACATCAGTTGGTTATAATCCCGCCCCCAGCTGCAGCAAGTACACCTTGGATTCCGACACCCAGGGGAAAAACAGTAACTCTATGGAATATGTTCCTACCTTGAAAAAGCCTCCAACTCGGACAAAAACGTACAAACTCCCCTCTCCCCCTTCCAGCCCAAAGTATTCAATCAGCGCAGTCGCCTCAAAGTGTAAATACACTCTGGACGATTCAAAACCTTCTACAGACATGGAGTATGACCCACTCTCCAACTACACGGCAGGAATTGCAGCGAAAAGCAAGAGGGCAGAGGCCCGGGCTGTTAAGACTCAAGGGAGCAAGACACACAAGTTACCTGTGCGGGATTTATCAGATGAGGAGTGCGTTGTAGCTGTGAAAAAAACCCAGCAGCCGAGCGTAGACATGTCCAAATACACTTTTTCTGACTCTGAGGATGAGAGCTCTGGAACGGAGTATCGACCCACCTCTCTTAAGAATCTCCAGCAGAGAAAAGGCCACACTGGAACGCCTGGTGTCGCTTTTGcgaaggagaaaaaagagagaactgAAAGTGTAATAAATGCACTGACACAAAGGAATAAAGAGGACTCGGCACAGGACTCGGACGTCCAGGTAGACATTAAGCGAAAGGGCaatccagagaagaagaatctgGTTAGTCAAATTAGTCATGAGAAAAGTGGCAAATCTGAGAAGATCCATAAATTAGATAAAGAGGCAAAGAAAACATTAAGTAGTAAAAGCGGTAGCAGCAGCCGTAACGACAAAGGTTCAATAAAACACTCAAACCAGGAGTCTGCAAAAAAAGAGAACAAGAGTCTAGGGAAGAAAGATGATAGTAAAAACACGATAACGGATAAGACCAGTGATAAAATtcagagggagggaagagacaagaagagaaTCGATGGTAAAATCAAAGCTGTGGAAAAAGGTCAAACAGACTCAAGCAAACGACACATagacacagaaaatgattcgagggaaagaaagaaacccAAAACATTAGACAAGGAAAAGGAACCCGTAAGAAATAAGGACCCCAAACATAGAAATGGTAAACTTGACACgagtaaaagagaaaaggatgTGAAGAAAATGAACAAAAGCAGTTCTCACGGTGGGAGCAGTAGCAGTCACAGTAAGGGAAGTTCTGCAAGCAGCAATAAGACGAAGCACAACGTCAGCTCGTCAAACGGGAAAAGACCTGAGAGCAAGCGGAAGAGTCTGAGCCACGCAGATCTGTTTGGAGACGAGAGTCCAGAAGAGGCTGATCCGATGGAGGTGGACGACGACAGCGACGACGACGATGATGGAGAGGAAGTTTTGGTGAGAAAGTCAGCTGATGCTGTAAAGAGGGCGTGTCTAAACAAGAGGAAAGCGTCCGAGCGGACTCCGTCTTCCTCTGACGATGAGGGTGACGTGGAGGGAGGCAGCGCAGGTCGGGACGAGGTGGAGCATCTCGATATCGACTTCTCCGGGTTCCATGACGAGTTCTTTGACTCAGATCCCATGGAGGAGTGTTTGCGGATCTTCAACGAATCCAAGGATGTAAGGAAGGAAGACAAGGGCAGGCAAACTAAACAG CCCTCCAGGGattcagaggaggagaaaggcacAGAGACGACTCTCATCCCCGGTCAGAAGAAGAGAGTCTCACATTGTGCTGCCACA AGTGAAGCATCTAATTCTGGTGTACGACCGTACAAGAGAGCCTCGGCCCAGGAGGTCTGCTACCAGCGCATGCAGCTGGCCCAGCATCAAGCTGCTCAGCTCTCTGCCTCAGTCAAAGCTGCCTCACGGAGCTCCAGCTCCATCTTCCccggagagaggaagaggatagCACACCGTCCCGGCCCACCGACCTCATCCTCCAAAACAA GTTCTGCAGATTCTAAACCAGCTGTCAGTCGAGTGTTGTCCCCCACCCAGACGCATCAGACTGTCAAGGCTCAAACCACAGCCGGTATTCTGTCCAAGACTATGTCCACTGTGACGGGGAAGAGGATGGCGCACACTCCCACCATGAAG AGTTCCTCGATGAAGCGGCCCATAATCCCCACTGAATTTGGGGCCAAGGTTCCTACCAACGTCCGTCAGCGCTACCTCAACATATTCATAGATGAATGTGTAAAATTCTGCCCATCAGAGGACGCCGCCTTCCAGATG GGCCTCGACGAGGAGAAGCAGGTGTATGACCGCAGTAGCAGTAAGAGCATCTATCTCAATATAGCTGTCAACACCTTGAAGAAGCTCCGCGGCAAGTGCACCTCCCGTCCAACACCTGTCCCCA agTACCCGGGGGGGTTCGCTCACAGGAAGGCCCTGTCCCATGAGGAACTCCTCGGGGGTCGGTTGGCTGCTACAACCAGCTTCACTGTCAACAGGATGGGtaaacagcaggaggagaaactcACAG GAGTCACTCTGTACAGGAAACTGAAGGCGTACATGAtgacagaggagcagctgcaggagcacgGATACCCAAGATTTAACCCAGATGCTCCTGGCAAGGCCTTAGTATACAACGTTCCAGAGAAAAAGGCCATCACAGATC CCTTGAACAAGATATGCTGTCGATGTGGAGCAGAGTATCGGATCAATGTCAATGGCAACTGTGTACGGAAAGAGGAATGCAGTTTTCACTGGGGACGTCTACGGAAACACAAAG GCTCTGGAGGCTGGGAGACCAACTACAACTGCTGTGCTGGTGCAGTGGGCGCTCCAGGTTGTCAAGTGTGCAAG CAACATGTTCAGGACGGGCGTAAAGAGTCGTTGGACGGCTACATGTCCACGTTCAGTAAATCTCTACCACCAGATGGCAACGGAGGGGTGTTTGCTTTGGACTGTGAGATG TGCTACACAAAACAAGGCCTGGAACTGACGAGGGTGACGGTCGTTGACGCTGAGATGAAAGTTATCTACGACACCTTCGTCAAACCTATAACCAAAGTGGTGGATTACAACACACG attttcaGGGGTGACTcaggaggacctggagagcaccaccatcaccctgagagatgTTCAGGCCGTGCTGCTCAGCATGTTCAGCGCTGAATCCATTCTCATCGGACACAGTCTGGAGAGCGACCTGTTCGCCCTGAAG CTAATCCACAGTTCAGTGGTAGACACGGCCATCGTGTTCCCTCACCGCCTCGGCTTACCCTACAAACGTGCCTTGAGAAACCTGATGGCTGAACACCTCAAACGCATCATCCAGGACAACG TGGAGGGCCATGACTCGAGCGAAGATGCCACCGCCTGCCTGGAGCTGATGATATGGAGGATCAAGGAGGATGCAAAGGGCAAaagatga